The genomic DNA CGCTCCGGTTCTCTCGACCTTCCGTGCAAAAGGGATATTTCCGGATGACCATCCGATGTATGCAGGGATCCTCGGAACAGTCGGCTCGTCCGGAGCACGGACTATGGTTGAGAAGGCAGATCTGCTCATAACCCTGGGTGTCGGGTTTTCAAAAATGACCCGGGTGCCTGAGCATATCAGGATTCTTCAGATAGATTATGATCCTCTTCGTCTTGGGAAAGGAAAGGATACCCTGCCGGTGTATGGGGATGTCGGGGAGGTCATATTAGAACTTTTGTCGAAACTCCCTACATCTTCCCATACCCATGCACAAGAAAAGGTCAGTGCTGTGAAAAAACCCTGGGAAGAAGTCAGGAGAAAAGAGGCTGAAGATCTCTCTGTTCCCATTAGACCTCCTTTTATTATGGATGTTCTCTCCAGAGTAATCCCGCCGGATGCAATAATCTCCATAGATGTCGGGGAGAATGGATGGTGGTTTGGCAGAAATTTCAGAACACGTGGTCAGAAATTTGTCATGTCCGGCTATCTTGCTACCATGGGATTTGGATTTCCCGGAGCTATCGCCGGAAAAATTGCATACCCTGAAAAACCTGTCTTTTGCATTACCGGTGATGGGGGGTTTGCCATGGCCATGGGAGATTTTGTCACTGCAGTAAAAAACAACCTCCCGATGGTTGTGATAGTTCTCAACAATCATGAACTCGGAATGATTCGAGTCGAGCAGCAGCTGGAGCAGTATCCCAATTTTGCAACGAGTCTCCATAATCCGGATTTCGTGATGTATGCCAGATCCTGTGGCGGTGATGGTATCAGAGTTGAACAACCGGACGTGCTTGAACCAGCAGTGAAATGGGCAATGAATCAGCAATGTCCGGTTATTGTTGATGTGATAACTGATCCCCGGCGGTTTCCGTGAAAAATGAATCTAGGAATGTAGTAATATTTTTGGCATTCGAAAACAGAGGATATTTGTTCAATGGACTCTTACATATTCGGCCATAGTATGGGTATATTATGACATTCGCTCCGGAAATCAATCAGACATCGACTCATTCCGGGACCGGTTCCACTCTGGAATTAACAGAGGATAAAATTCTAAAAACATTCGAGAGAATTCATATCCTGGTTGATACTCGTTCAATCATCTTCTCTGCTCATGCACGGACCAGGATGTTCGAACGTGGCATTTCATCAGAGGATATATTACCTATCCTGTCAAAAGGAGAGATCATTGAAACTTATGATGACGATACTCCATGTCCCTCCTTTCTGATGCTTGGATATATTCACGATTCTGTGCTACACATTGTTATTGCAGTTTGTGAAGATCACATAAAAATCGTTACAGTATATCATCCGGAT from Methanospirillum hungatei JF-1 includes the following:
- a CDS encoding DUF4258 domain-containing protein translates to MTFAPEINQTSTHSGTGSTLELTEDKILKTFERIHILVDTRSIIFSAHARTRMFERGISSEDILPILSKGEIIETYDDDTPCPSFLMLGYIHDSVLHIVIAVCEDHIKIVTVYHPDNRWINDKMRR
- a CDS encoding thiamine pyrophosphate-dependent enzyme yields the protein MAVWKCNICGYLYNETTGDPTSSIPPGTPFAAIPDTWRCPICHADKTVFIQVSEASPEGTPFPTVSEAIIENLVHFGITEYFGVPGTSSLGIIDAIRKHERANFTLFRHEENAAMAASAYNKLTGKVAACVTIAGPGATNLATGLYDAKEDRASVLSINGQVEMQYAGPGGFQEIDQDAFFRPVTVYNNTIYDKKMAVKILTVAVQHAIVRSGVAQISVPNDIQKQEIAPEHTEIRGVIPSLIVRPDALTIQKAIELIASSKNPVILAGWGACPYSDLVASFAERIDAPVLSTFRAKGIFPDDHPMYAGILGTVGSSGARTMVEKADLLITLGVGFSKMTRVPEHIRILQIDYDPLRLGKGKDTLPVYGDVGEVILELLSKLPTSSHTHAQEKVSAVKKPWEEVRRKEAEDLSVPIRPPFIMDVLSRVIPPDAIISIDVGENGWWFGRNFRTRGQKFVMSGYLATMGFGFPGAIAGKIAYPEKPVFCITGDGGFAMAMGDFVTAVKNNLPMVVIVLNNHELGMIRVEQQLEQYPNFATSLHNPDFVMYARSCGGDGIRVEQPDVLEPAVKWAMNQQCPVIVDVITDPRRFP